The Juglans regia cultivar Chandler chromosome 11, Walnut 2.0, whole genome shotgun sequence genome contains the following window.
atttctaccGTGTGACATTATTAATATGTACTTAATGAATAGTTAGGTAGTTATGAGGGTTTTGAGAAGTGAAATTTTATCCCATAGTATACTTTGTAATTCTTGagtataataaaatcttttgtaTCTCTGTGGACATAGGTATGTTACCGAACAACATTAATTTTGTGTCATGTgatatttgtttttgctttgtttatcatcatttttcacaacagATGATAGTTCTTATAGGCAAAAGGAAGGGCAATTAATAGAGGGTTGTGTAAGTGAAGCAATGGCATCGGTGGAGAGTGGCTGGGTTCTACATTTAAAAGGATCAATAAGCCTTGTTGTGGGattaggagaggtttggatagtgagttgagttgagatgagattcaataaaagttaaataaaatattgttagaatataattttttaatataatttttgttttagaatttgaaaaggttaaattggttattataatttgtttgaacgtttgaaaaagttgtaatgattagataatatgagatgaaataaattaagagtattttttaatccaaaacaaTGCCTTTGACAAAGGAGAAGGGGATACTAGAGTAGTTTGGAAAATAGTTTACACATTTTGGTGTTGGAAGTTTTTTAATGACAAAATgcttgatatttttcttttactagtGATGAACCTAACATGCATTGTTTGGTTATatagttcagatgagatgagatgagatgttttgttaaaaattgaataaaatattgttataatttaaatttttaatattatttttattttgagatttgaaaaaagttgaattatttattatattttatgtgagagtttgagacaattataatgattatatgagataagataagatgagatgatttagttttataatGATTATTCTCACAATTTCTATCGCACCAAACATgggaaatctttttttttctcacaaaCGTTTTCAATTAAAGGTCCGTCTGTTTCACtataaaacaatttttggaAATGGTTTTCAGAGTTTTCTAGCATTTGAATGTACTTGAAAAAGTAAGTCAACAGGAAACAACTTTAATCAACAGAAAACTCgagcttcttttcttttttttgaaaataactcCAGAAACTTTTTATTGAAATTACGTGTTACAACTTGTATCATCAAGAAGGCATCCCACAATGAATTCCGGGACCTCTTCTATCCAAACTAATTCTTTTCTAATCTCTAAAGCTTTCTTTGCTAAAGTATGGGCTACAGTGTTCTTTTTTCTACTAGCATATTGAATAAACCAGTGTGTCCTATTTCTGAAGTGAAACTTAACATCATCAATGATAGGGCTAAATTCAAGAACAGCTTCTTCCTCACTCAGTACAGCCTCGACTACTTCCTTTGCAGCGCCCTAAAAAATAGctttttgaatattaaaatctgAGCACAAATCAGCTGCTTTCCTCAAGGCCAAACTTTCTGCAACAGCTGCATTTACCACATTATTTTTGATATCACATTCAGCCACCAAAGCCtctccttcttcatctcttaTAATAATACCAATCcccattctctttctttttacatCCAAAGAGGCATCCCAATTTACCTTAACAAATCTCCTTTCTAGTTTCTCCCAATTCTCCCGTAATTGTTGTGCCTTACTCTGCCAGTTTTGATGAGCTTGAGCTTGTACCTCTTGAAATTCTTACAAGGCTGCTCTCATGGCAATGAATGAATTCTTGGGGCAATCCCATATCTTTTCAAAGCTTTGTCACACCTGGTACCTCAAGGTCccaaatgttcttccatatGTCCCCTACTTTCTTCTATGATGAACTCTCTCATTtgcttctttcttttaattccAAGTGCAAGAAATATGCACTTCTAACTGTGAAGAGACCCTTCTTGGCTGGCCCCCAAATTATCTTGTCCTTTGCTCTACCTCTGCTCAAAGGCATACAGAGAATCTGTTCAGCTTCTTCCTCCGAGAATATGGTTCTTATTATTGATTCATCCCACTCTCCCTTCTGACTGTCAATCAGTTCTATCACTTTGGCATTCCTCTGCAGTAGAGATACTGGGGACTGTACAGCAAAGGAAGTGGGTCTAGTCAACCATTTAGATCTCCATATATTAATATCCTTCCCATCTCCTACTTTCCACCTAAGTCCTTCTCTCAAGAGGTCCCTTGCAGACCATATGCTCCTCCATACCAGAGAGGGTTGAGCACCTAGCTTAGCCtccaaaaaattctcaaatctgAAGTACTTTTCTTTGAGTAACACTGCTGCTAAGGACATTGGATATTTGAGTATcctccatccttgtttagcAAGGAGTGCGACATTAAAGCTCTCCATGTCCCTAAACCCCATTCCCCCTTTACCTTTCTGCATACTCATTTTTTCCCATTTCCTCCAAACCATCCCTCTCCCCTCTTGCTGACTTCCCCACCGAAACTTTGATAGCATAATGTTGATTTCCTTGCACAATTTAATTGAGAGTTTAAAAACCCCCATGGTGAAAGTTGGGATAGACTGTAGGACAACCTTGATTAGTACTTCTTTTCCAGCTTGAGACAAGAAAGTGTTTTTCCAACTTGAAACTTTCTGCCATAACTTCTCCTTTAAGGTTCTGAAGGTGTTGAACTTTGATCTCCCTACCATAGCAGGGAGTccaaggtatttttcataagtgCCACATACAAATGAATTTCCATCTTTCTTGATAGCTTGCTTGTCTGTCAATCGAGGATTATTGCTGAAAAAAACAGAAGTTTTCCCTTTGTTAAGGAACTGTCCAGAGGCCTTTTCATAAACCAGTAGAATTTCTTGGATTTTCCTCCAGTCTCCAATATTAGCTCTTCCAAATAAGATACAATCGTTTGCAAACAGCAAATGATTGATGCTAGTTCCTCCTCGAGCCACTTGTACCCCTCTTATTAGCTTACTCTTCTCATAATGATCAAGCAAACTGCTCAGTCCCTCAGCGCaaacaatgaataaataaggTGATAAATGgtcaccttgtctcaagcctCTTGATGGCAAAAATTTATGGCCTGGTACCCCATTGATCAAAACTGAGTATGAAACAgatttaactcatttcatcacCAAATCTGTCCACTGTTTGCAAAATCCAAATTTAGTCAAAACAGCTTCCAAAAAATCCTACTCCACACGGTCAAAGGCCTTAAAATATCTAATTTCATGGCCATACTTCCtactttccctttctttctattctTCATGGAATGCAATAACTCGTAGGCTACCATGACATTATCATTAATAAGTCTACCAGGTAGGAATGCACTTTGAGAGGGGGAAATAACTTCAGATAAAACATGTTTGAATTTGTTGGAGATGGCTTTTGAAActattttatacattacattgCATAGACTTATAGGTCTGTATTCAGTAACTTTTTTGGGGTTCATAGTTTTAGGGATCAAAGCTAAAAAGGTAAAATTGAGACAAGGATCAATAGGGTTACCATTCAGTATATCAAGTGCAGCTCTACACACTTCATCAGAAACTACACCCCAATGGTTTTGGTAGAAACATGGtccaaaaccatctgggccAGGGGCTTTTAACGGGGCCATTTGTTTCACAGCTTCCTCCACTTCTACTGATGTGAACCTTCTTGACAGcctttcattcatttctatAGTTACCTTCTCACTCATTCCCACAAGGCATTTATCAATCTCATCCTGGCTTGGGTTAGTGGTTTGAAACAACTTGCCAAAAAACCTTCTAAAGGTTTCTTCCACCTTctgaaaaccaataaaattcCTGTTGTTTTCATCTTCcacttcattaataaaattcctTTTCCTTCTCTCCTTTGCACAAGCATGGAAATACTTAGTATTTCTATCTCCATGCTTATACCAGTTCCTCTTTGCACGTTGCTTCCACCAGAGATCCTCCTTCTCTAGTGTTAGGTGCAGCTCTTTAGTGACCTTTCTGATTTCCTCTACATTACTCCCATTTTCCATAGCTTGTAAATTCTGTAAGATCTTGGTTTTTTCCTCTACTTCCTGCCCTTGCCTTTGCATCTTGTTTTTATTCCACCTTTGAAGAGCTTTCCTGCTATTATCCAGTAATCCAGTAACCTTTGAGGAACCAGTCCAAGCCTCTTTTAATATCACTTCACATTCCTCTTCTAAGGCCAAACAAGCCTCATATTTGAAAGTCATTTTCCTCTACCTTACCTGCATCTTGTTAGAAGGATTCTGTACATTAATATGGATTAATAGTGGCTTATGATCAGAAGTTCTAGCCACCATCACTTCCACCCATGTCTCAGTGTAAGTGTTCATCCATTGAGGGTTCACCACGGCTTTATCTAGTCTTTCTTTAGTAAAGGTTGCATTTGTATGGGAGTTGCTCCAAGTTTACTTGTCACCCCTCCATCCCAAATCAAACAGGTTTCCATCTCTCATTAATTCTCTAAACATTTCCATTTGGTTTTCAGGTCTAGCTTTTCCTCCCCACTTCTCATCATTAGTTATAATCTCATTGAAGTCCCCTACAATGCACCAGCCTTCATTGCCACTGGGTTTCATGGATTTAAGCAAACTCCATGCCTCTTTCCTCTTCACAGTTTCAGGTGGGCCATAGAAACAGGTTAACAACCATTGAGTTTCCCCTTTCCCTCCTATCCATGCATTGATATGCCTTTGGGAATAGTTTACAATTTCCAAATGCACTTCATCATTCCCCAACAGAGCCAATCCCCCCCCTTTCCAATTGCATGCACTCCAAAACATCCAGCACACCTAAGTCTTCTCCTTATTCTATCACATTTCTTATTATTAAGCTTAGTTTCCATGATGAAAACTATATTGGGTTTTGACTTCTCTGCCATAGAGTAGAGATCTtaaactgtccgagggttccccaaccctcggcagttccaactcaAGAGTTTCATGATAATTGGCGGGGCTGCATCATAGCCTCTGCCATTTCAGTAGGTTTATCAACCACCCCATACCCTTTCCTTCTCTTGCCTAACTTCTCATTGAAACTGCTCCTTCTAGTTTGTGTTTATCTTGAGCCCTCCTTTTCCATACCCTCCTCTTGTCTACCTCCCTGTTTACCACCAGGATGCCTTCTTCCTCTGCTTCTTTCTCATGGTTTTCCTCCCCCACCATGGACTCGAATAGCACTTCAACTTCCTGCAAGTTTTTGTCTCCCTTATCCATGAGTTCAACTTGTTTAATCCATCCTGCCTCTAAGAAGCTGTCTCCCACTAACTCCCCTCCCTCCTTTGATATTTTACTTATCCCATTTTCACTCTCTAGgcttttttcactctctcttgtctcttcctcatttctttccctttccctccTACCCTCTTCTACTGTTTCCCTCCCTTTTACTCCATCTTGAGCTaagttttcttcttcatttctccaTCTACTTCCTTCCTCATTACTCCTATAACTATTGTTAAATAGCCTGTTTCTTTGAGATTGTGCTGCCCTCATCCATTGGCCATACTGGTTCCCTTCTCCTCTCGAGTTCTCCTCCCCCTTGCATCCAGAAATGCCATGGTATATGCATCCACACGAGAAGCATATTCTTGGCATCTTCTCATAGCTAAAGGGAACCCAGACATTGTTTCCCTTAACTGTGAGTGTTCTTCCTCTTGCCAAGGGCTGAGTTATATCCATGTGGATTTGAACTCTCAAAACCTTCCCCCACCCACTTCCATCTTCCTGCACATCTACATTCTCCACCCTTCCAACCGTATCCCCTATTTGCTTTCCTCTCCTTTCTATCATGCATGACAGTGGTATGTTTTGAAATCTCACTCAAAAGCTCTCTGAGTGAAACTGAATTTGTTTGAGAGGAGTGTTCCCTTCAAACTCTTTTAGGACCAGCAGCTGGTTGTTAAACAACCATGGTCTTCCCGACCATACTCTTTGTTTGTTAGTAATATTATCAAACACAATAGCAAAAACATTTGGACTCACCTCAGTAAACACAGCCTCTTTACTGATTCTCCAAATTTTTCCTAATGTGGTTTCCAGCATTTCCTTGTTAATCAGTCTTGCCGAACAGAGTTTCGCCATTAGAGACCTTTGTTCCTTCCTTCTCAGCCCCTCCggtacatcatcatcatcaatctcGATCTCTTTTATTTCCTCATCAAGCAGTCGCAActccttccatttttcttccaaaTCTTCAATTCCTCCGTAACAGGTGCTAGAGTCTCTCCTGAAATGGCTTCACCTGGGTGATTTTCACTCCTTCCGTCGTGGTTTGCATCCTCCTCTGACACCTGACGGCTGTTGATAGCCAGAGCAACCTTCCTCGCACTGCTGGGACCACCTCCAAATTCCTTTCCTACCGTTATAACTGCCTCTCACGTTCCACTCACCACTCCACCTCtttttagagagaaaagagtGGATACTTTGGTTATAACTCGAGCTTCTTTTCTAGAAATTGGTTTCAATGTAggagaaaaaattaatgagaTTTATGAGGGGGAGaaaacatatcatacataaatagaaaaaaaagggaagaaattaTAATGGATTCACTTTCTTTAGAAgtcacaattaaaaataaataaaaaagtaataatgcTAACTACAATCTCTTTTATTATCATCTTTCCacaatttcattattttgtattaaatgatTGGACATAAGGTCTGATCTCCAAATGAGAGAATCAGTATTTTCGAACCCCAGGCCAcctctgattaaaaaaaaaaaattttgattgaaCAATATTTGTTATGTCCAACTTGTAGGCAGATTATTTGATACTATATGATGAGATATTCGGAAGATGAGagtaaaatagataataaaaagaatttaaaaaaagaagagtaaaaTGCCAAAACAGATAATAAAATGGAAAAGAGGAGGCAGGCATTCATGACTTTGATAAGCCCTTGATCCGTTTCATCCTCCACCAATAGCGAGTAGATTTACGTTCTCAAATTTGATCTCCAAATTTGAATTGTGTATTGCAATCAATCTCACAAATATTATCCATCAAAGGTAATTTATGATGCACCAATCAAATGAATCTTGTCATCATGACCAATCCTTTTCTTTCTCGTTCCTCCACCACATGTACAGGAAAACTCGCATCCATAGCCATTACCAAAGCACGAAAGCAGCCCGACACCGTTGGAGCGCTTACGCCTGTTCCCCGTATGCGTGCGTTCTGACTCGAGATCTTGATATTCAAATTCAGATATTGGGGGGAGCTCCATCCACCACCTTGCGATCTTCGTCTTCAGCCTTTCGCCACCGCTTTCTTCGGACCAATCGTCCAATATAGAGCTCTCGTTGTCATTGTTCTTGGCGTTCAGATGAAGTCCTTTGGCCATTGCTGCCGCGATCACCCTTAGAGATGGCCCCGCATTGGAGTGCGGCGCATTCCCGATGCCCTTCTCCGGAGGTGCAGGCTTTGAATCATCATGCATGGAGCTCGTTTTCACAGCGTATCTCTCCAGAGAGGATCTTTCACTCTTGGAGCGCTTGAATCTGATCACGGGATTGGTTCGTCGTTGGTTTTTCACATCCATGGGGCGTTGCGAGCTTCTCTGTTTTTGAGTCTTGGATTTCATTAGATCCCAATAACCAACTGCTGATTTGCTGAGAGCTCTATATAGGGGCATGCTACGAAAGCTGTTGTCAAGGAGCATGACACCGACGTTGAGAATCCCTTGTGGGCGACCTGATGGGCGACGAACTTGGAGCGCCACCAGTCTCATCGTTGCTTTGCCTTCAGTGCGAGATGAGGGAGGGAGAAGATTGCTAATGAGGACACGGACGGTACCAACCAGTGTGTCACGCAACCAAGATGAGGCGTAAATCTCGATCATGATGGCAGAGGTGTCCGAATCGAGAAACTCGTCGGCGACACGGAACAAAAATTTCTCGTTCCAGGTAGGGTGTGTATGCCCGTCTTGGTCGACGCGGGTAAGTAATTTGCGCTCTGGGTTGAGCCATGCAACGGCGTACGTGTGCATGGACTTGGACTCCGGCTCCAAGTCTTGCGCTGACACCAAAGTAATCTCTAACATTTGGAATTTAGAAACAGCCATGGTGGTGCTCGCGATGGTGATGGGATGacagaaaaaatgaagaacaacGATTGCACTAATAACAGATAGCTGCAGTGGCGGTGATATATAATTTGTCcctattataacttttaaatgaatctgattttttgtattttgtgaaGTTTTGGATTGAGGAGATCTGGGCAACGGGGCTTTATTCAAGGGTTGATCGAAGGTCATGCATGTATTGTTAGAGGTTTGTTGCAATTGCGGTTTTCTCTGGCTATCTGAaggtataacatatatatatatatacatgcacagAGTCATTCTAGAGGACAGCTTTTTATGTATACTTTTTCTGTAAGTGGTTGAAAGGAATGTTCTTGTTGATAAGACCGTGTCTTGATCTAGAACACAAAATAAGTGGAAACTACCCGATTTGCTCAATAATGGAAGAGACTTATACAAACAAGTCTAGCTATTACGTTTTAATTACTGAAAATAACTTTTACAAGCTGGTCTTGACACAAACCGACCAAACCTTTTCGTGCACTCCGGAAGATCGACAGACACATCAGCCTATATTATAGAGAATGAgattaaaacaattaattttaGGCCACTCACAATCAATTGATCTATCTATAAATACATGATCACACACATTGGTAACGCATAAACATATCACATCAGCGGCTATAAAATACATTGTCATTAATTCTAatgtttttttgtaagtataatAGACTTGCTAATAGCATAACTCATTATAAAATCTGTTGGAGCATTCTCATTAATTAGCTATGACTGTTCCCCCGAGTTCCAGACTGAGTACTTGGATATACCCGACCAGAACACGGACCAGTTAACTTGGGTTATGACCTGGGCCGATACCCTAGGTGAATCCAAGtttcaaaaactcaaaaaatctgGGTATCGAGTTGtacccaagttttttttttgtccatttttcattaagatttaaaagcataatttttttaataaaagcctatattatatgaaatatttttcaagaaaaaatccatgttgaaaagcataattcTCTTTATGTAAAAGCTAGGGGTGTTCATCCAGGTTCCCACTAGGGAACCCGGATATACCCGGACCGGGACCCGCACTACAATacaattactttttagtgatggttggaaaattgtgacagtccccaaATAGTCACTAAAAAGtccttttttgtgacagtttttggaaagcTTCACTAAAGAcagattagattttttttacgttccaacgtatgagaaatttacgttcgaacgttacataTACGCTCGAATATTGTGGCTACTTACGTGCAAATGTGAAATGTTTTAGCGCCAATGTTTGAACGtcaattactaacgttcgaacgttaattgtaaatttaaattaaatatgactcgaatttaaaaattatgtgatttttaaagtgcataatttgtgaacaagtctaaaaaattgacttgtatatatttatatatacataatttgtaatatataaatatatatttaagtttatatatatttgaagtgcattgatttagtattaaagatggaaaatataacattaaagaagattgagagtagaaattaaaaaaccatagaaatattaaataatatttttatttacatataataaaagtaaaatataaaatatgatcgaatttctttaacaacac
Protein-coding sequences here:
- the LOC118349897 gene encoding uncharacterized protein LOC118349897; protein product: MTFKYEACLALEEECEVILKEAWTGSSKVTGLLDNSRKALQRWNKNKMQRQGQEVEEKTKILQNLQAMENGSNVEEIRKVTKELHLTLEKEDLWWKQRAKRNWYKHGDRNTKYFHACAKERRKRNFINEVEDENNRNFIGFQKVEETFRRFFGKLFQTTNPSQDEIDKCLVGMSEKVTIEMNERLSRRFTSVEVEEAVKQMAPLKAPGPDGFGPCFYQNHWGVVSDEVCRAALDILNVLINGVPGHKFLPSRGLRQGDHLSPYLFIVCAEGLSSLLDHYEKSKLIRGVQVARGGTSINHLLFANDCILFGRANIGDWRKIQEILLVYEKASGQFLNKGKTSVFFSNNPRLTDKQAIKKDGNSFVCGTYEKYLGLPAMVGRSKFNTFRTLKEKLWQKVSSWKNTFLSQAGKEVLIKVVLQSIPTFTMGVFKLSIKLCKEINIMLSKFRWGSQQEGRGMVWRKWEKMSMQKGKGGMGFRDMESFNVALLAKQGWRILKYPMSLAAVLLKEKYFRFENFLEAKLGAQPSLVWRSIWSARDLLREGLRWKVGDGKDINIWRSKWLTRPTSFAVQSPVSLLQRNAKVIELIDSQKGEWDESIIRTIFSEEEAEQILCMPLSRGRAKDKIIWGPAKKGLFTGAAKEVVEAVLSEEEAVLEFSPIIDDVKFHFRNRTHWFIQYASRKKNTVAHTLAKKALEIRKELVWIEEVPEFIVGCLLDDTSCNT
- the LOC109000333 gene encoding uncharacterized protein LOC109000333, which translates into the protein MYIYIYVIPSDSQRKPQLQQTSNNTCMTFDQPLNKAPLPRSPQSKTSQNTKNQIHLKVIIGTNYISPPLQLSVISAIVVLHFFCHPITIASTTMAVSKFQMLEITLVSAQDLEPESKSMHTYAVAWLNPERKLLTRVDQDGHTHPTWNEKFLFRVADEFLDSDTSAIMIEIYASSWLRDTLVGTVRVLISNLLPPSSRTEGKATMRLVALQVRRPSGRPQGILNVGVMLLDNSFRSMPLYRALSKSAVGYWDLMKSKTQKQRSSQRPMDVKNQRRTNPVIRFKRSKSERSSLERYAVKTSSMHDDSKPAPPEKGIGNAPHSNAGPSLRVIAAAMAKGLHLNAKNNDNESSILDDWSEESGGERLKTKIARWWMELPPISEFEYQDLESERTHTGNRRKRSNGVGLLSCFGNGYGCEFSCTCGGGTRKKRIGHDDKIHLIGAS